In the Leclercia sp. AS011 genome, GTTCGGATGACGTTGGGCGAAATAGTTCAGATCGCCGCGGGTAGCAAAGATACAGCCCACCCGCCCCTGCGCCATGCGGCGCAGGGGATAGAAGAGACGGAATTTCCAGCCCTGGGAGACTTCATACAGATCCGCCCCCCAGATATGCCAGTTAAACTGCGCGGGCCTGATGCCCCCGCTCAGTAGCGCCAGCCACAGGCCGGTATTGAACTGCCCGTGGAAAAAGAAACGCTGCTGACGATTGGCTTTGGCTCTGGCAATCACCGCTTTGGCAAGCGACGCTTTGTCCGGCCAGAAGGTCAGCTGTAGTGCCGGGCAGGAGGCGCTCAGGCCGGTATCTTTCCCCACCACCATAAATTCGCGCGCGAGCGCGCTGCCGGGTGCCAGCTCATCGTTAAAGAACCGCAGTACAGTCTGGTTATGATGTGGGATATCCGATCCCAGGACGTGAATCAGTGCAGTCATGCGCGTTTATGCCAAAGTAAAAAGACGCCGCAACAGGCAGCAAAATAGACAATGTAGGTGGCCATATAGGCCTGGGCTGCACCCAGCGCGCCGTGCGTGGGGATCAGCCAGTGCGAGAACGCCGTCAGCAAGGTGAACTGGCTGATTTCCGCCAGAATATAGAGCCGCAACGAGGCTTTGGCGATCACCAGATAGCCAAAGACGTAAGCGCCTACTTTCAGCACATCGCCCACCAGCTGCCAGGCAAACAGATCGCGCATCGCGATAAATTTGTCGGAGAACAGCAGCCAGATGGCGACGTCGCGCAGCAGCCAGACGGTAAAACTGGCGACAGCCACCGCCGGTAAGACGAAGCGCAGAGAACGGAGTATTTCGCGGGTGATCTCCTGACGCCCGGTCAGACGCGACAGGGTTGGCAGCAGGTAGACGCTAAAGGAGGCGGTAATAAACTGCAGGTAGGCATCCGAGATGCTGCTGACCCCTTGCCAGATCCCCACCTCATCCCAGCTGTAGTGCGCCGCCAGCAGGTTTCGCATCATCACATAGGCCACCGGCAGAGTGACAGAAGTGATAAGCGCCATCAGGGTAAATTTGCCCAGCTGTCCCGCGAGGAGGCTATCCCATTTCGGCCTGAGATAGTGCAGCGGGATCGTGCCTCTGCGCATTAGCATAATTGCCGCCGGGATCACTACCAGCGCGGGGACCAGTGCCAGGCCCAGCAGCGCGCCTTCATACCCGCCGAGGCGATAGCAGGCGTAATAGGCAATCACCCCAATCACGCTGCCGACGATCAGCGCCAGCGCATTGCCGGCAGCATCGCGGAAGCCCTTCATCAGTGCCAGCAGCAGGTTAGCCCAGGCGATACCCATCTGCACCAGCGCCACCAGCCGCACCAGGCCCTGATAGCCCGTGTGGCCAAACAGCCCCTGGCTGATGGGCGCGGCCGCCAGTAAAAAAATCACCGCCAGCAGGGTGGAAAAACCCAGCACCATCGCGGAGGAGGTCCCGACTACCGTGCGTAATTGCGCCTTATCATCATGATATTGCGCCACGTACTTGGTTACGCCGTTGAAGATACCCGCCCCGGCCAGAACGCCCAGGACGGTCACCAGCTGGCGGAAGTTACCCGCCTGCCCGACGCCCGCCGGACCAAATGAGACCGCCAGCAGTTTAACGACCAGCAGTCCCGCGCCGATCTTGACGAGTGTGGACGCGGCGGTCCACACCGATGCTTTTGCCAGAGACATATCAGCCGAAATAACTCAGCAGGGTATTAATGACCGTGCGCTGGTTGACTGCAGCGAGGTTGTAGAACAGCGGCAAGCGGAGTAACCGCTCACTTTCTTTGGTGGTGAAGCGATCTTCACCCACGAACTGACCAAAGGCTTCCCCTGCCGGGCTGGAGTGCAGCGGGATGTAGTGGAACACCGCCAGGATCTCCGCCTCTTTCAGGTACGCGATCAGCTCGCTGCGATCGTCATTATCCCGCAGCTTGATGTAGAACATGTGCGCGTTATGCACGCAGTCTGCCGGGATGGTCGGCAGTTCGATACGACCTTTGCGCGCCAGCGGGGCCAGCGCATCGTAATAGGTCTGCCACAGCGCCAGGCGCTGCTGGTTGATGCGGTCAGCCGCC is a window encoding:
- the wzxE gene encoding lipid III flippase WzxE, producing MSLAKASVWTAASTLVKIGAGLLVVKLLAVSFGPAGVGQAGNFRQLVTVLGVLAGAGIFNGVTKYVAQYHDDKAQLRTVVGTSSAMVLGFSTLLAVIFLLAAAPISQGLFGHTGYQGLVRLVALVQMGIAWANLLLALMKGFRDAAGNALALIVGSVIGVIAYYACYRLGGYEGALLGLALVPALVVIPAAIMLMRRGTIPLHYLRPKWDSLLAGQLGKFTLMALITSVTLPVAYVMMRNLLAAHYSWDEVGIWQGVSSISDAYLQFITASFSVYLLPTLSRLTGRQEITREILRSLRFVLPAVAVASFTVWLLRDVAIWLLFSDKFIAMRDLFAWQLVGDVLKVGAYVFGYLVIAKASLRLYILAEISQFTLLTAFSHWLIPTHGALGAAQAYMATYIVYFAACCGVFLLWHKRA